cTATATACAATTTTGGAGAGGACCAAATACGctccagaagtttttttttttctttgtttatttttgcaatttttgtttttgcaaatccaccagaggtcattgtgtatgctttttgagatctcaaatttctctcacgagtgccgttcgcgcctactcttctcatgtaaatccaccagaggccgctgttaatTGAATGACTGAtggactgacccaccctcttccttccctaaacccaaccaatagtgtttttcaaaaacaccaattgaccagatcctctctgcatctcaagtccaccgacgctCATACGGAACTAACTGGATAAACTGGTAGgctaacagtgggaaagccatccatatggaggtaagcagtcagctggtaagtgcgaaaagaaAAGGcttcataccgccctgtagcatttgttttaaagactaaatgcagccatgcgcacctctggctacattattcccaatctccagaaatgtatatagggctacgttttcagaatgagcctatgttagtCACCTAGCAACACATAGAAAACAACCTGCAAAGACATGTTGTGgtgtgaaaatgatttttttttgaatattttaatagttttctcatgtatttgttgacAAACTGATCTTCTGCACATCTTTGCTCTTAagggactagacctttcttggaagCTGCTTTTGTAGAaattcataattacaatcacctgttcaCATCACCTGTTTCGAATAACATCATTACTTAACCAGTTTACCTGATTATTAGTCCTAAATTTCTCCTGTgccaacttttttaaaaaatatgttgctGCTAtagaatgacaggaaaggatgtatatttgcAAATGAAATGAGgttgacaaaacatgaaatattttgtgttgagattgtctgcaatgaagtaaatttggaaatcacaattttgtatttgcgttttccatactgttccAACTTATTCAGATTTGAATTTGTGTTTAACCTAAGCCTCTGatgaagcaaaataaaatatatctgtATCACATTTATTCATTCGCTCATGCCATTTCTTAAAAAGATTTATAGACTGTtgctaaaacataaaaacagcaatGAAAAAAGCCAGCAATCTCAACAGTACTTCACAGGTTGACAATTTGTTCAAACGAAGAGCTAAATCATGCTTTGCTGAAAATGCTGTATATTTTCCCTCTTTGAAGCTTTAGAAAAGCGGGCTCATTAGCCGACGGGCAGAAACCAAAGACAACAACAGCGGAAACCTGTTGAAGGCTAAAAATTATTGTTGGATCGGTATTCTGTATGTGTGACGATAGCGTCATTGACAGCTGTGATGTTCGCAAAGCCATCATGTCATTACACACACAGAGGGAGTTCAGCATCCCTGAGTTCATACACCACCACAACCCGCTGACCCTGGGGATATTCCTCAAGAAAGTCTGTGCTTGATCGCAAGCCTGAATGCAGACAAATATAAAAAAGCAGGAGCAATGACCCAAAAGTTAGACCGAGTCATGGTTAAAATTATTGCCTTTAAGCAAACgatttgagcaaaaaaaaaaaaaaaaaaggttgtgaaAGTCATTTTTTTACTGGTTATAACTTTTCTTTCAAAGGGTTTTTTCTTCAATACACATTGGTCAAATGTATTGGCATGCCAGAACACAACATTTGAAGGTAGTGTTCGACAGCTGTtcagatgatttaaaaaaaaaaaaattgttaaaaaaaagctTGTATAACCCTAAGACTAATTTCTGCAATTTCCTAACTACAATCTACCCATGTTTGCCACTCAAACTCCACATGAATATGTTGAAGACATGTATTCTCATTGGGTCTGATTCAGAGCATCTCCATTAgattacagttgaattcagaattattgaGAGGGTGctcatgagctgtcgctcctcctcctgtaagctgttttaatgcgtacaccaaccccacccctaaccctacccccagtgacatcactcgtagaagaagtgcaaaaaaggtggagctcaagcttaagctccccctctctggagctcacctctcctcaaatggctctgcagcgagcaccacttggaattattagcccccttgaattattagccagcaatttctgtttaactgagagcagatttttttcccacacatttctaaacataatagttttaatttttttttaaataataaaatttttttctaataactgatttgttttatctttgccatcatgacagtaaataatatttgactagatattttttcaagacacttctatacagcctaaagtgacatttaaaggcttaactaggttaattggatTAACTAGTAAGGTTAGgatgattaggcaagttattgtatggtttgttctgcagactattgaaaaaaaaatatatatatagcttgaaggggcgaataattttgaccttaaaatggttgttaaaaaattaaaaacatcttttattctagctgaaataaaacaaataagattttctccagaaggaaaaaaatattatcagacatgctgtgaaaatgtacttgctctgctaaacatcctttggtaaacatttaaaaaaaaaaaaaaacaaattcaaaggtggcttatagttctgacttcaactgtacacttttaaaaatgattgATCCAATGGTAGAAATTTAAATTTTCAACTTGACCTTTTTTATAAGAACTATAGTTTGTTTTTCGTCATTatgatggatgaatgatggaGTTTGGCCTTTCTGTTTCATATTCTCACTACTGTGAAACAGAGAGCCATTGCTGGAcaccttaaaaataataatatgcataGAAATTTAGAGTTTCGGGTGCCAATAATTTTAACGATGTCTGTATGCTGGCACTACAGCAACCAGTCCCCAGTCTGACAGCAGAAGACCCCTAGTGCACTTCACTCATTAAAATGTGAACCTCCAGTATTCATTACTCAGCATTCAAACATGACTATATCAGCATTCAACATCGTTTTTTTAAGTCCTGTGGCTcagatattaataatatattattgacCTTCTCCCTGAATTACAATTAAGAGGGCTCAACTGAATCAGTAATTGCATCTATCAGCACTAAGAAGCTAGAACACTCACCCTCGAAGAGCCATAAAGTGAGCAGCTGATTACCCAGCGAACACCTCGTGAGTTCACTGCTGAAATAATAGTCAATGcatgacaatattttttcatGTGAGCTAAATAACAGCATACAAAGATGTTATTTAAACACAAAccgaagtcagaccttactgccctaattaaatgatcatattttattttggtaaaataatcgtaatctagaggcctttgcctttcatatgagccacttctgataccaaatgatcagcaagtagtcaagttattatttgctgttactAAAACTTGGacagacaacaagacttttgttaggtagtggaTATGTTACATGCTCTTAAAGGGATGGAaataactttgaaaaaaaaatgctctccAAAATATGAGCTATGACCCCCTGTAACTAACAAACGTTACAAATAGATAactgttacataaaaaaaaaaacaatatccaaataaaaagccatcaccCTGATTacccacccccacccccacattggattgtgacccctggggtgattAAATTACATTAACAACACAACAAGTGTCAAAAACTGTGCCTGTGCAGTCGAAACTGTTCATCCATGTTCTGACACCTTTTTGGCACtcatgtacatttaaaataaatacaggtgACTGAATGTGGAGGGTTAGCTCTGAATGGTGGTATACAAGCATAAACTTAGCGTGCTCCAAACATTCTATTCACCCATCTCACTAGTTGAAGTTAATATTAAAATTGatcacatgaataaattaaaataaaatcttgctCTTTCTGTATTGTCAATATGCTCTTTTATATAGGCATCATCATTGGGAACCACATTTGGATAACTACTTAAGAATACTAAGAATAATGGGGGTCGCAAGTCCCTGGCATCGTTATTTTGGAGGTCATGGGCTGAAAATCCCCTTGAGATCCTCCTAGCCCtctaactgcctgctctaccaaatggttgaccatattttgactgttaaagtcatttaaagaatgattgttttaaataatggtttacattATACAACACTGatagtttaccaaaaaataaaaaataaacaaacataatcccCTTGCACTACtgcacttgattttggttttattgtaaaaaaaaaacaaaaaaaaaacaaaaaaaaaacacagaaaaacaagaaaacatgttaaatgagaatctgaaatatatatatatattttttttaatatttaattttacatccacaaaaaaaatcagatttagtattcaaaaatattttattttaataatgttttttttttttttttaaatccgtCTTACATTTCATACTTTctgattttcatagtatatgtattaattccagtacttttaccataaaccgacatatcacaaatttggtagaggttgatattttagaaattatgggatgtgttaaaaaaattcatTGAGTATGTTaaatagcgacattaggagttaaggaTTGCAATTCAAAAAATTGCTTTCTTGgcggggcagttaaagggttaaaggatGTAAAGTAGCTCTTTATAGTTGGAAGTCTATATATAGACTTCCAAATATAACGAGCTATAAATATATTCCACAATTTTCATATCGGTTCATCACTATAGCATAAATAAGCCATTATGTTCTCTCTATTTCAGTGCTAAATTTTAAGTCGTTGTCTATAAACATTTTACTTATTACTGTAATAATACCATTGTTACTTTTGGGGTCATGAGCTGAAAATCTCCTTGAGATCCTCTTAACAAATGTAAAGCAGCTCTTTAAGTTTGGAAATCTATATATAAACTTCCAAATATAATGAGCTATGAAAATCATCCAAAAATGTCATATCTGTTTATTactaaagcataaataaaccacACATTCACTCTATTTCAGTGCAAAATTTTCAGTCTTTGtctaaacattataaatattgcttttaaaataCTACTTATTTAAGTTTTAATGTTTAATAGTATTGTGCAGTTAATGTGTCAAACTCCAACCCATTCTCACCCCAAAGGCATCAAAATCTGAAGCATGGTCAAGTCTGTTGCACGTCTGCAACCTCAGTTGAAATGAAATGTTGACAGCTATTTGTGTTGTCTATGTACACTGGAAAAAAGGTAGACTCAACTTAAAAtggtaaggcaacttgctgcacagcttttttttttttttttttgagtaaactcAACTTTAACCAAAATACTTTAGTTGACTTGGTTTAAGTTAAGTCAATTAAGAAAgctgtgcagcaagttgcctttaatacaattttaagttgattcaaCTTTTTATTCTTATAGTGTACAGTAGATCGCAATAGTGGAGCAGTGTGTTAGGCTTTGTTTTGGACCAGAGCTGTATTCATTTTCAATAACACGCTCATGTATGAAAACCCTGGACTGTTTCCTTCTCTCATTAAGTGGAAGGTGAGTGAAACTTTCAGTTTACATTATTTttcaatttgcatttaaaaagcagTACTTACAGCATTCTTGAGGGAAGAAAACAACACACTAATCAAATcaatacaaatacattttctTCCTCTCTCAGTGGAAACATCTGATCTGAGACTGCACTGAACATCTGGGATTCAGTATTGAAACATGGCTTGTCGGATGACGAAAAATGTAAGAAATATGATGACATAAAATCAAGAAATATTTAAGATTCTGCTCTGTTTCCTATCCACAATTGACTATCTGTTGAAGTGAATTAATTGCTGAGTTCCAATTTAAATATACACAATAGCACTTCCTATTTTCATAGCTTTAAGCTATTTACTGTGATAAATGCAGCACTGCATACTTTCATTTTGAAATTGAAAGTCATTTTGTCTCTGTCTTGACTGAATTAGAATGTATTCAATGTCATGGGTCATTAAGAATCTTTTTCTTTGCAGAATACCTAAATTATAGGTCAGCAAGGTTAGCTAACTTCTGGATTCTGCTTTTACACTTTAACATGCAGAAGTGTTTTCATTTGACTTGGGTTATTAATAGCAAAAGTCCATGGGGTGCTATTAGGTGGATACTGACATCCTAAATTCTACCTAATTTGCTATTTACAGCATACACTCAATGAATCGCTATGCACATTTGATTGCTATATTTACTAGTGGACTGACAGGCTTAATAACTGCTCAGCAAGTTAACAAGCAGGACTCCAAAAATAAACGATTGTCACTAAAGCTGCAGGGTAAAAAGAAGCTTCAACATTTCCCCATAGTGCAAACATTTGacataatatacagtatgtagCTTTTATCAGTTCACACTGGAAAATATGTTAGTGGATAATTGGATTAGCTTGTTGTTATAagattacatacagttgaagtcagaaatattagccccctttagatgttttatcttttttaaatatttcccaaattatgtttaacagattcaggaaattttcactgtatgtctaaaaatattcttttcttctggaaaaaaaagtcttctttgtttttattttggctagaataaaagcagctttatttttttaaaagcattttaaggtcaaaaatttaagccctttaagctaattttttttttcgatagtctgcagaacaaaccatcgttatacaataacttgcctaattaccctgacctgcctagttaacctgattaagcctttaaatgtcactttaagctgtagaagtgtcttgaaaaatatctagtcaaaaattatttactgtcatcatggcaaaaataaaacaaatcagttattagagatgagttagtaaaactatcatgtttagaaatgtgttgaaaagatgtgatctccgttaaacataaagtGGGGGGGAAattaacagggggctaataattcaggggggttaataattctgaattaaactatttattaaagggcttattcttttatttttaaatgtacatgcaatattaatattaatatacattacagctattttattttaagatattggttattttatttattgttattattattattattattattattagtagtagtagtagtagtagtagtagaagtagtagtagtagtatgctACGACATTTCTTAAGGTTTTATTTAAGATATAACTTTCTTCTCATTTGTTTTATCAGATATGCACATTATTGTTATGttgtatttcattttactttatcCCAATAATTTGTATAATACATTTCTGACAACCACTGCTGCCACATTCTTTTTACTGAGTAATATGTGTCAAAACTTTAATTAATATTGGGATATATAACAAGTCATGCATATTCATGACGTGTTAATGAAAGTTATAAAACCATGCTTCTACCTATGGATTttacaatcttttattgttaattattcaaAAGCTTGTCTAATTTGGCAGTACAAACAGCACACCCTCGACTCTAAAGAAGAAAAAACGAGAGAGGGAGAGAGTCAGAGGAGGAGAGACACAAGCTCAAACACTCCCATATTTGTTCAGCGCGACACACAGGAGCTCAACGCTGCGCATCCCCGCCGCCTCTCCGCGCGCGCTCCTGCAAACAAAACATGACTTGGCTATGCGTGCTTCAACACTGCCCCGTCAAAACGGTAGCAGAAACAGATAAAAAACAACCAAATCAATGGGGAGTTTTAAAAGTTATTAGAGCACCATCTTTGGTATGATACGCCTGGCGTGGAGTGTGTGGAGGACTGCGCAGAGCTTCACGTTGGATGCTACAAGTTTGAAGGATGACAATACGCCTGAAAATGGGGTATCAGCGCCAAGGGAACCAAGAATGGATTTAAGTACCATCACCTTCCTCTTGCCGAACTCATCCGAGGATACTAACGGCACAAGCGCGCCAAGGCTGCCACCGCACTCACAGTGCGCGTCGGTGCTCATCGTTCTCGTGGTGACCGTGATTATTTTGGTGACCATCGTGGGGAACGTGTTGGTCGTGGTGGCCGTGTTTACCAGCCGCGCTCTGCGCGCCCCACAGAACCTCTTTCTGGTCTCTTTAGCGGCTGCTGATATTTTGGTTGCCACTTTGGTCATTCCGTTCTCCCTGGCCAACGAGGTGATGGGCTACTGGTACTTTGGAAGTACCTGGTGTGCTTTCTACCTGGCTTTGGACGTGCTTTTCTGCACGTCGTCCATTGTTCATCTCTGCGCCATAAGTTTGGACAGATACTGGTCGGTTACCAAAGCGGTCAGCTACAACCTGAAAAGAACTCCGCGGAGAATAAAGATCATGATCACGGTGGTGTGGGTCATTTCAGCGGTTATTTCCTTCCCACCACTTCTCATGACCAAGCACGATGAGCTTGAGTGTTTGCTAAACAACGAGACCTGGTACATCCTTTCCTCCTGTATCGTGTCGTTTTTTGCACCGGGTCTTATTATGATTTTGGTGTACTGCAGGATCTACAGGGTGGCCAAACAGCGCGCGTCCACTGTTTTCGTGGCCAAGAACGGAATGGAGAGGCAGCCGTCGCAATCCGAGACCTGCTTCGTGCGTAAAGGCAAGTCCGAGGTGGAGAGCCCCAGCAGCCACAGCTCAGGCAGCCGAGAGCGCAAAGGTGAACTCGACGACATCGACCTGGAGGAAAGCAGCGTCTCCAACAGGCACAGGAACTCGCGTTTCGCCAAGAGCAGGAAAGTGGAGGGCGCGCAATCGTGCCCAAAGCCCAACGGGCGGCTGTCGTGGGCTTGCAGCCGCGCGTCGGAGCTCGAGCAGGAGCCGAGGGCGCGTCAGCTGTCTTTGTCCAAATCCAAACTGGCACAGATGCGAGAGAAGCGCTTCACCTTCGTGCTGGCGGTGGTGATGGGGGTGTTCGTGCTCTGCTGGTTTCCTTTCTTCTTCACCTACAGCCTTCACGCCATATGCCGAAAAAGTTGCACAATACCGGACTCTCTGTTCAATCTCTTTTTCTGGATTGGTTACTGTAACAGCTCAGTGAACCCCATCATTTACACCATTTTCAACAGAGACTTTAGGAAAGCGTTCAAGAAGATAATGTGCCGACATTCTACACGCACGTAAATGCACACTCATGTATGTGGGTCAGTGACAAGTAAAAGCGTTACAGATGAGaagatgaatataatataatgttatataatataatataatataatataatataatataataaaataaaatataatataatataatataatgtaatataatataatattatattttatattgcataGCCATCAAGTTATACAAAATTATCAATGCAACGAAAATTAAATATACTCAGCGTTTTCAAACTGTTATACAGTTTTACAAAACATCATGAATTCTgataaataaagtttttatagCCCGGTAATGCTACACTTAAGGTAATAGTTCACCCTAAATTAGAATTTGCTAATACTCATCCGAGGCATGGGTAGATGACTTTTTGTCACCAGAAGAAGATGATAAATTGTAGTTGATtcataaagatatatatatatatatatatatatatatatatatatatatatatatatatatatatatatatatatatatatatatatatttactttgagaatcacaataaataaataaataaataaataaataggtaatacAAAATAATACCTTTTACTACTGACAATACGGCAAGGTCTTAGGAAGCAAAATGAAATTCATTTGattcataaatataaacaatattctTTAAAGATAAAGATGCTTTAGAGTTTAATTtgtagtgaaataaataaataaactcttgatttattttcaaattatgtttaaaacacCTTGTCATTTGTTACATTAAGCcatacaaatgtaattttaaattcaatgaaaagtataaaataaaaaagtagaagAATTGCAGAATTTGATGGACCTGGAGTTATCACTTTCACATGTCACTGACCCATACATAATGTTATGTTAGTGCTGCAGCGTGTGCATGGACACATTTTGTTTACCTGTGTATGAGTTTGTTTGTGTGCTCTGTAAATAGTGTTATGggatctctaagctctttgtgcACATATTTCTAACTGCgatgtattcatatttaaaagtctaattaaatagttttttttaatgtcctCAGATAAACACGGCAGGTTACCTGGTCAAATGTGAAAACTCCTTCGAAGACAGTGGCGATCCACTTTAACTactgttgaaatcagaattattaaaccccctttgaattgttttctttttcaacaatttcccaaattatgtttaacagagcaaggaaatattcacagcatttctgataatattttttttggagaaagtcttatttgttttatttcggctacaataaagcagtttttaattttttaaaaccattttaaggtcaaaatgattagccccttaaggatatatatatatttttgaaagtctacagaacaaaccatcgttatacaataacttgcctaattatcctatcctgcctagttaacctaattaacctagttaaacctttaaatgtcagtttaagctgtatagatgtgtgttgaaaaatatctaaaatattagttactgtcatcatggcaaagataaaataaatcagttattagaaattaattattaaaactattatgtttagaaatgtgttgaaaaaaatctctccgttaaacaaaaattagggaaaaattaaacaggagggcaaataatttaggggggttaataagtctgacttcaactgtaggtgttATTTATAGGAGTAAATGTTCAACATGCTACAAAACTGGATAGAAAAGGCTTAGATATGACGCAGGCACTTTCATTACATCGCTTCTGTGTATAAAGACGAGTGTATAATGCGAGACGTTTTGGAGCAGTGATTATCAAATAAACCTACATTTAACTGTTAAAACCTCTGAAAATTtcacacagcagctgttttcttatTAGAAGCACATGGTTTTCAgtctcatgtctgctgtcctcgGTCCTGATGGGCTTGCAAAGTAAAGCTTATTGTGAATTTGTGTCACTTAAAGAATATTAAATACATGCAAAATTCATTCCCCATGATGCTTAATTACCCAGATCAGTCAAAGGCTGCATACAATGACATGAATTATCACGATTTTAAAGTCTAAATTTGATTATGCCcatttaaatgcaatttatatGTTAATGCCAGTATAATCATGTAATGAAATGTCCATGGCATTTACATCTCAGCGACAAATGAACAGTTTATTCATGTCTCTAATATCAAAGATTACATTCAAGATCTCAAGTCTGGGCCAAAtaagaatgattcatttattattttgtttgttcttcTTGGCAAGATTTTTATGccattgtgttaaaaaaaaacactgtattcTATTTATAAATGCACTTTAGTTGAGGGCTTGGGTGTTTTTCAGCCACTTGAAGTAAGACAAATAGTTCTTATATATATTCTTCTAACAATTTATAatcaacaaaaatgaataattattcgGTTAGTCACCATATCGCAGGTTTTACAGTGGGTTAAGGCTCATGTTAACAACAATGTATGTTAATAAACCTCAGTGTTGGAGGATGTGTGAAGATTATGCAAGTGGCAAAAAATTATCAATGTGTTTCGGGCTGTacagtacactctaaaaaataatggTTCTTTGTTGGAGTTTATGGCTCCATCTAACAATCACACAACTTGTTTGTACAAATGTACAAATGGTTCTTTTTAGTGGAAAATACTTTTTGAGATTATTAAAGTGCCCCGGTTAtgcttttttcaaatattattttcagaCAGTGTGTAATGTggctgtttgtgaatgtaaaaggtTTTAAAGACCAAAGTGGAAGATAAATAATATGACTGTCCCCTCTAAGAAAGCATCAGTTCTCAACTACTGAAACGAATCGTTAAGAAATACGGTTTTACTTGTGTAACTAATCTAAGTAGATCCGTAACAAATCAGCACAATGCCTGTCTAAGGTCTTCAGTGACTACGTTGACCTGACTGCAAACACTTGATTTGAAATCTGAAATCTGGTTGATTTGGGTGCTTGACATTATGTAGAGAAGAAGCAACTATTTTTGATGCTAATTAGTCTGGTGTGCACTATATGTActctaaaaatgtttacattttgggtcaaatatggaccatCCCAAATGTTGGGTTGAACATTTTATTGAAAATTTTCAGCAGTGTTCATAATCTCAACAAAAATGTGTGATTAGTCATTATTCCAGCataggctcattggaaatatatgCCTCAGTTTACATATATTGCGAAACATAACACACGCTTCGAATGtcatcactcgattgaatgggctttggcaacacggtggcacagaaGTGtggttgccttacagcaagaaggccgctggtttgagcatggctgggtcagttggcatttctgtgtggagtttgtatgttctctccatgttcacgtttcctccgagtgctccggtttcccccacaagtccaaagacatttgggaattgggtaagctaaaattgtctgtaatgtatgtgtgtaaatgagagtgtatgggtgtttccaagtgatgggttgcagctggaagtgcatccgctgcatgcgtaaaacatacgctgtataagttgacggttcattctgctgtggcgacgttagattaataaaggtactaagccgaaaagaaaatgaatgaattaatggacGTTATCAGTGCTTGTCAGCTGATCAGAGGCCAGTacgggccttctgcacctacttatcatccatccacatggttaatcaactATACTAATAGAGAACACTCTAGatacagatctgtttttacattactgtgtaggttgggtttaaggttggggtagacgttaataaaatacaatgaatgggaaatttaataaataacataaataattcttgttaacttccagccgcagccgtATGTGATTCATAGCTGATTAACTATGTAAATAGAAGATAACAGCCTtatgagcctaccagtaggtgcagaaggcccctactgccccatatctatcagctcataaccactgataatgccaaTTCAATTGAATGATAACATTGGAATCGGCTGGACGTTAAATACGTTCTAAATTTATTGCTTGCTTCAGATATAAAATCCTTCAGAGGGCGCTGTTTTGCAAATTTGAAATGTGTtacaaaaagtacattttgttattgaccttattctttacaTACAAGTGGGTGCAGTGATTGGAATCTTTTTGGGTGATTACTTTTGGTCTTGTTCACTTCCATTGAATTAGATTTTTCTAGATTCAGTGGATTCAAGCACAAGCAATCTGCATcatgtataaaaatgtacaaagtGAAATACCAAGCAACTGACCAAGACAGAAAAGTTTAGATAAAGATAAGGCAAATTATTGACTCTGTTAAGTTGTTTAGTGCTATTTGTGTGGTGATTTGCAAAGATCTGCATTAAAAAATCCTTTGTTCTTTGATAAAATGTTCCTACAACTATCAATAgtgtaaaaaaatgaagaaaaagaaCATTGCTGGTGTCTTACTGCCCCATGGCATTTATTTTACCTATAAACTACAGTCAAACATATGTCTAATATATTTTTGTGGTTTCACAAATATGTAAGTTGAAGCATGCATTTCCAATGAGCTTGTTTTATTCCTGGGGCTAcaccaagttaaaaaaaaatctgataagaAATTTCTATGATTGGCACTTTATTTTCACATGAATCACTTTGATATTGACAGTCATAATAGATTACTTATTTTATGCCTCTTTCTCTTGtgattgttgagtttttttttttttttttcattttggttACATTTTAGCTGCAAGGTCTGTTTTTTTCTGACACAACTATACTTCT
The genomic region above belongs to Danio rerio strain Tuebingen ecotype United States chromosome 21, GRCz12tu, whole genome shotgun sequence and contains:
- the adra2db gene encoding alpha-2Db adrenergic receptor (The RefSeq protein has 1 substitution compared to this genomic sequence); this encodes MDLSTITFLLPNSSEDTNGTSAPRLPPHSQCASVLIVLVVTVIILVTIVGNVLVVVAVFTSRALRAPQNLFLVSLAAADILVATLVIPFSLANEVMGYWYLGSTWCAFYLALDVLFCTSSIVHLCAISLDRYWSVTKAVSYNLKRTPRRIKIMITVVWVISAVISFPPLLMTKHDELECLLNNETWYILSSCIVSFFAPGLIMILVYCRIYRVAKQRASTVFVAKNGMERQPSQSETCFVRKGKSEVESPSSHSSGSRERKGELDDIDLEESSVSNRHRNSRFAKSRKVEGAQSCPKPNGRLSWACSRASELEQEPRARQLSLSKSKLAQMREKRFTFVLAVVMGVFVLCWFPFFFTYSLHAICRKSCTIPDSLFNLFFWIGYCNSSVNPIIYTIFNRDFRKAFKKIMCRHSTRT